AGAATAACAAAAGAATTAAACAGTTTAATAGAGTGCATTAGTGCCTGCCCACTTTTTCAGCTGCGTTGGTTCCAGAATTATTTTTTCTATCAATTTTTCCAAATAGAGCTCACAACAGGTcttgtctttaaaggtttataggTTATCATCAAAAATCTATTTCCCTATGGAAGTTTTTACTTCCAGAACCAACTGTGGCACTATTAAATGAAATGCCATAATAAGTAAAGAAACTTACCGCAGACACATACACATCACTGGTCCACCTTTGCATCAGGTCTGCTATGTTAACCAGAACTGTTCCAGGAATGCATGGAGCTGAAACGAATTCACCAGCCCGATTCTGAACCTGAGGAACACACATAGAGCCATCATACTGTCACATGCATACTAAATGATAGAGGTCCACAATAAACAtggtaataattatttttttccttttgtccTATATTGGTATTCACCTGCAGTCCATCCTCAGTGCTCTGGAAGAGCAGAGTGATGCTACCATAATCAGAGTGTTCACCACAGCGCACCTGATTCTCCTTCACACGTGTGCTGTCCACCGGAGGATAGTAGAGACTCCGTAGTGTGGTTCCATTCTCAAAACCTTAAAACAAACCACACCATGAAGGTCTTGCAGGCCTCCCAGCCATAGAATCATTGAGAGGAAGAAATAGTGCACATAATTGTTCGTACTTCCAATATGCTTATGTTTGTTGACGAAGATTTCCGAGTCCATACCCAACCCAACAGCCATCAGTCGGAGCACTTTGAGAGCGAGTTCCTTACAGCGCAGGAAAAACGATACCTTGGTATCTCGAAAATCAGCTACTTCTTCTGAAGGCCAATTCTGAGCACATTAAGAGTGAAGGAatataaagaaacaaatattttttaccaTAATGCTATCCCTTTATGGGCTTCTTatgaaacaaataaagaaaaccatggatgcatctgaaatcacatacttccctactatatagtaggtaaAAATCAGTATTTGACAAGAGTAGAGTATGTCTGAATTGACAGTACTCACTCATaaaagtacggaagaggattagggccaagcaataataaaaaaataaaaccatctcgagattaaagttgttaaatt
The Megalobrama amblycephala isolate DHTTF-2021 linkage group LG19, ASM1881202v1, whole genome shotgun sequence DNA segment above includes these coding regions:
- the si:dkey-10o6.2 gene encoding UPF0676 protein C1494.01 isoform X4; amino-acid sequence: MSVSKRFFSLPENKKKPFSRGSFSCSVNHGWVSLETECLNPRRPGDLKEAFNTTSLREDINWPSEEVADFRDTKVSFFLRCKELALKVLRLMAVGLGMDSEIFVNKHKHIGSFENGTTLRSLYYPPVDSTRVKENQVRCGEHSDYGSITLLFQSTEDGLQVQNRAGEFVSAPCIPGTVLVNIADLMQRWTSDVYVSAVHRALLPPAGNSRTRQSLAFFVQPENESIIKCCDGSDKYPPIKTVDYFTSRFNDTYGKTQSGLSGIL
- the si:dkey-10o6.2 gene encoding UPF0676 protein C1494.01 isoform X3 — protein: MRVEKVMSVSKRFFSLPENKKKPFSRGSFSCSVNHGWVSLETECLNPRRPGDLKEAFNTTSLREDINWPSEEVADFRDTKVSFFLRCKELALKVLRLMAVGLGMDSEIFVNKHKHIGSFENGTTLRSLYYPPVDSTRVKENQVRCGEHSDYGSITLLFQSTEDGLQVQNRAGEFVSAPCIPGTVLVNIADLMQRWTSDVYVSAVHRALLPPAGNSRTRQSLAFFVQPENESIIKCCDGSDKYPPIKTVDYFTSRFNDTYGKTQSGLSGIL